One window from the genome of Micromonospora aurantiaca ATCC 27029 encodes:
- a CDS encoding branched-chain amino acid ABC transporter permease — MGLPWLVNAYLISLAATALVMAVLAMSTQLLAGLAGLAPLGQAAYLTVGAYTAASVAALTSLGPVQLLAAAAAGAIAAAVTGLLAVRARGTTFLMVTFGLGELVHAAANQWAPGGSEGVHAPPVVALPGLPSMVQPGWVYLYVLACTLLIGVAVAVAVRSRFALLLRGIAAHEPRVQATGHHTGGLLLTAYVLAGGIAGAAGALLIAVTRYVSPADAAMGVSALALAAALIGSGSMTGACAAAVLLVAARDWAGGLLGGHGPTLLGLAFLLLAYLPRHRLAGLTTRLPGRRT, encoded by the coding sequence GTGGGATTGCCGTGGCTGGTCAACGCCTACCTGATCTCGCTCGCCGCCACCGCCCTGGTCATGGCCGTGCTCGCGATGAGCACCCAGCTCCTGGCCGGGCTCGCCGGGCTGGCGCCGCTGGGCCAGGCCGCCTACCTGACCGTCGGCGCCTACACCGCCGCGAGCGTCGCGGCGCTGACCAGCCTCGGCCCGGTCCAACTGCTCGCGGCTGCCGCCGCCGGCGCGATCGCCGCCGCGGTCACCGGCCTGCTGGCGGTGCGGGCCCGGGGCACCACCTTCCTCATGGTCACCTTCGGTCTGGGTGAACTCGTGCACGCCGCGGCGAACCAGTGGGCACCGGGCGGCAGCGAGGGCGTCCACGCCCCGCCCGTCGTGGCGCTGCCCGGTCTGCCGTCGATGGTGCAGCCCGGCTGGGTGTACCTGTACGTGCTGGCCTGCACCCTGCTCATCGGCGTCGCCGTCGCCGTTGCCGTCCGCAGCCGCTTCGCGCTGCTGCTGCGCGGTATCGCCGCCCACGAACCCCGGGTGCAGGCGACCGGGCACCACACCGGCGGGCTGCTGCTCACCGCCTACGTGCTCGCCGGTGGCATCGCCGGCGCGGCCGGAGCCCTGCTGATCGCGGTCACCCGGTACGTGTCGCCCGCCGACGCGGCCATGGGCGTCTCCGCCCTGGCCCTGGCCGCCGCGCTCATCGGCTCCGGGAGCATGACCGGCGCCTGCGCCGCAGCGGTCCTCCTCGTCGCGGCCCGGGATTGGGCCGGCGGACTGCTCGGGGGCCACGGCCCCACCCTGCTCGGCCTGGCGTTCCTGCTGCTGGCCTACCTGCCCCGGCACCGCCTCGCCGGCCTCACCACCCGACTGCCCGGGAGGCGGACATGA
- a CDS encoding branched-chain amino acid ABC transporter permease: MGVNGLVNAYTITALNGVAYGLLLFTIAAGLTLIVGVAGVFSMAHGTLYLAGAYLAWRLADGGWTGLALALAAAVLVGVLGGTVLAAAVRPLTGRPLDQVLATLGIAYIAADQFTTIFGAEPRSVDPPQAAAGSVTLGDYQYPVYRLGFIAVGLAVVAALFWFVERSRVGAVVRAVVADAGMAAAAGLRTSAVRTGVVVGGGVLAVTAGALGAPVIGPSPGVDTTILVYSLIVCVVGGLGSIRGALLAALGVGQILTLGVALVPGAAAFILAAAMLAALTIRRRTALPGRPA, encoded by the coding sequence GTGGGCGTGAACGGGCTCGTCAACGCCTACACGATCACCGCGCTGAACGGTGTCGCGTACGGGCTGCTGCTGTTCACCATCGCCGCCGGCCTGACGTTGATCGTCGGCGTGGCCGGGGTGTTCAGCATGGCCCACGGCACCCTCTACCTCGCCGGCGCCTACCTCGCCTGGCGCCTCGCCGACGGCGGCTGGACCGGCCTCGCCCTCGCCCTCGCGGCTGCCGTGCTGGTGGGCGTGCTCGGGGGTACAGTTCTGGCCGCGGCGGTGCGCCCGCTGACCGGCCGGCCCCTCGATCAGGTGCTGGCCACCCTCGGCATCGCCTACATCGCCGCCGACCAGTTCACCACGATCTTCGGCGCCGAACCGCGCTCGGTCGACCCGCCCCAGGCAGCCGCCGGGTCGGTCACCCTGGGCGACTACCAGTACCCGGTCTACCGGCTGGGGTTCATCGCCGTCGGCCTCGCCGTGGTGGCGGCCCTGTTCTGGTTCGTGGAGCGGTCCCGGGTCGGGGCGGTCGTGCGGGCGGTGGTCGCCGATGCGGGCATGGCCGCCGCCGCCGGCCTGCGTACCAGCGCCGTCCGGACCGGGGTGGTGGTCGGTGGGGGAGTCCTCGCCGTGACCGCCGGGGCGCTCGGCGCTCCGGTCATCGGCCCATCGCCGGGGGTGGACACCACGATACTGGTCTACTCGCTGATCGTCTGCGTCGTCGGCGGCCTCGGCAGCATCCGCGGCGCCCTGCTCGCCGCGCTCGGCGTCGGGCAGATCCTCACCCTCGGCGTCGCTCTCGTCCCTGGGGCTGCCGCGTTCATTCTCGCTGCCGCGATGCTCGCCGCGCTCACCATCCGCCGGCGCACCGCCCTGCCGGGACGGCCCGCATGA
- a CDS encoding class I SAM-dependent methyltransferase, whose translation MTTTTTGKQTAGYMFDNATDEARNQLRFLGEILDPGTRRVLTDAGVAPGWTVTDVGAGAGTLTAWLSDQVAPGGHVTAVDLDPRHLPAGPTITVRAGDIRHLTLEGSQQAVVARLVLMHLPEREQVLARLVEALAPGGVLVVADWDCTWRDMIRHSPSPRATELIERFHDGLLAFGESRGADMGWAKRAPAAMQAAGLVDVESHIESRSWRGGTGICLLHRSNSLQREAELLDAGMTREDLAELREVLMDPELLLSGYLMHTTVGRRPTTA comes from the coding sequence ATGACCACGACCACCACCGGCAAGCAGACCGCCGGGTACATGTTCGACAACGCCACCGACGAGGCGAGAAACCAGTTGCGGTTCCTCGGGGAGATCCTCGACCCCGGCACCCGCCGGGTTCTGACCGACGCCGGTGTGGCGCCGGGCTGGACCGTCACGGATGTCGGCGCCGGGGCGGGCACGCTGACCGCCTGGCTGTCCGACCAGGTGGCCCCGGGCGGGCACGTCACCGCCGTGGACCTCGACCCCCGCCACCTCCCGGCCGGACCCACCATCACCGTCCGGGCCGGCGACATCCGCCACCTCACGCTGGAGGGTTCGCAGCAGGCGGTGGTGGCGCGGCTGGTGCTGATGCACCTGCCCGAGCGGGAGCAGGTTCTCGCCCGGCTGGTGGAGGCTCTCGCTCCGGGCGGGGTGCTCGTGGTGGCGGACTGGGACTGCACCTGGCGGGACATGATCCGCCACAGCCCCAGCCCCCGCGCCACCGAGCTGATCGAGCGCTTCCACGACGGCCTGCTCGCCTTCGGTGAATCGCGGGGGGCGGACATGGGCTGGGCCAAGCGGGCGCCGGCGGCGATGCAGGCCGCGGGCCTGGTCGACGTCGAGAGTCATATCGAGTCCCGGTCGTGGCGCGGCGGCACCGGCATCTGCCTGCTGCACCGCTCCAACTCCCTGCAGCGCGAAGCCGAGTTGCTCGACGCCGGGATGACCCGCGAGGACCTGGCCGAGCTGCGGGAGGTGTTGATGGACCCGGAGCTGCTGCTGTCGGGCTACCTGATGCACACCACCGTCGGCCGCCGCCCCACGACGGCCTGA
- a CDS encoding ABC transporter substrate-binding protein, which translates to MTPHQSTSRSRWRLALAAAVTAVLLAVTGCSGSSLDGADTSGEEIRIGLIVPRSGPYKAIGDDQAAGWRLALDKLGGKLGGRPVKVIEGDEGEGKATALASARKLIEQDKVLALVGGGTADTVQTLYPLLKESRVPLIGTGGRPSTVADPTYLWSTSWLSQETGASIAGYLRQTVGEGRVWVIGPDYIGGHDQIGGFVDAFRKAGGQLANPGGKPTWTPWAPAPTTEFSPYLTKIKQAAPAAVYTFYAGASAVEFVKQYRQYGVDVPLYASGFLTEGAPLTALGPQAKGIYTALNYSTTLDNAANRDFVRRYTAANDGKLPNLYHVCAWDAALVLDKAIAEALARPDAPAATPSTTGSPVPSSSTTASPTAASSSAAAVGGGSGGLTGRSLTAALSRVGSIDSPRGAWQFGQTNHTPVQAYYLREVAQDGQVWVNRTVQTLTTLGS; encoded by the coding sequence GTGACCCCTCACCAGAGCACCAGCCGATCCCGATGGCGACTGGCTCTCGCCGCCGCCGTCACCGCCGTGCTGCTCGCCGTCACCGGATGCTCCGGCTCCAGCCTCGACGGCGCGGACACCAGCGGCGAGGAGATCCGCATCGGCCTGATCGTGCCGAGATCCGGCCCTTACAAGGCGATCGGTGACGACCAGGCCGCCGGGTGGCGGCTGGCCCTGGACAAGCTGGGCGGCAAGCTCGGCGGCCGACCCGTGAAGGTGATCGAGGGCGACGAGGGCGAAGGCAAGGCGACCGCCCTGGCATCGGCGCGGAAGCTGATCGAGCAGGACAAGGTCCTCGCCCTCGTCGGCGGGGGAACCGCGGACACGGTGCAGACCCTGTATCCGCTGTTGAAGGAGTCCCGGGTGCCGCTGATCGGAACCGGCGGCCGGCCTTCCACGGTCGCCGATCCGACGTACCTGTGGTCGACGTCGTGGCTGAGTCAGGAGACCGGCGCGTCGATCGCGGGCTACCTGCGGCAGACGGTGGGCGAGGGCCGGGTATGGGTGATCGGCCCGGACTACATCGGCGGCCACGACCAGATCGGCGGGTTCGTCGACGCGTTCCGCAAGGCCGGCGGCCAGCTGGCCAACCCCGGCGGGAAGCCGACGTGGACGCCGTGGGCGCCGGCCCCGACCACGGAGTTCTCCCCGTACCTGACGAAGATCAAGCAGGCCGCTCCGGCGGCGGTGTACACCTTCTACGCCGGCGCCTCCGCGGTCGAGTTCGTCAAGCAGTACCGGCAGTACGGCGTGGACGTGCCGTTGTACGCCTCCGGGTTCCTCACCGAAGGCGCGCCACTGACGGCACTGGGGCCGCAGGCGAAGGGCATCTACACCGCCCTGAACTACTCCACCACGCTGGACAACGCCGCGAACCGGGACTTCGTGCGCCGCTACACGGCGGCCAACGACGGGAAGCTGCCGAATCTCTACCACGTGTGCGCGTGGGACGCGGCGCTCGTGCTGGACAAGGCGATCGCCGAGGCGCTCGCCCGCCCGGACGCCCCGGCGGCTACACCTTCCACCACGGGCTCGCCGGTGCCCAGCAGCTCCACGACGGCCAGCCCGACCGCCGCGTCCTCCTCGGCTGCCGCGGTGGGCGGGGGGAGCGGGGGGCTGACCGGGCGGTCGCTGACGGCGGCGCTGTCGCGGGTTGGGTCGATCGACTCGCCCCGGGGCGCCTGGCAGTTCGGGCAGACGAATCACACCCCGGTGCAGGCGTACTACCTGCGCGAGGTCGCTCAGGACGGGCAGGTGTGGGTCAACCGCACCGTACAGACCTTGACCACCCTCGGCTCCTGA
- a CDS encoding FAD-binding protein, with translation MSVDQDTGVTGSRTSVGTVLVAGGPGAGKTCFLRAASHGQAVLAGQPGSAWEIGFATLSSGVTVALRSTPDQRRWWWMWDRLAGGAVGAVVLVDMTGPSASYPVLDWLDACGLPYLVAINRPLGGARNRREIRDALRVSVQVPVLTCDATEPASVLAVLEHLITAVHTGCLPHAVPPASPLTARSHLIAPDHAGQRRRIPQNRSTKGTL, from the coding sequence ATGAGCGTGGATCAGGACACCGGTGTGACCGGCAGCCGGACCTCGGTAGGCACGGTCCTGGTGGCCGGCGGCCCGGGAGCAGGCAAGACCTGTTTCCTGCGGGCCGCCAGTCACGGCCAGGCGGTGCTGGCGGGCCAGCCGGGCAGCGCGTGGGAGATCGGCTTTGCCACCCTGTCCAGCGGTGTCACCGTCGCCCTGCGCAGCACTCCCGATCAGCGGCGCTGGTGGTGGATGTGGGACCGGCTCGCCGGCGGCGCGGTCGGTGCCGTGGTGCTGGTCGACATGACCGGGCCGTCCGCCTCGTATCCGGTGCTGGACTGGCTCGACGCCTGCGGTCTGCCGTATCTGGTCGCGATCAACCGGCCGCTGGGCGGGGCGCGCAACCGGCGCGAGATCCGCGATGCCCTGCGGGTGAGCGTGCAGGTGCCGGTGTTGACGTGCGACGCCACCGAGCCGGCCTCCGTCCTGGCTGTCCTGGAGCACCTCATCACTGCCGTGCACACCGGCTGCCTCCCTCACGCTGTGCCGCCGGCATCACCCCTGACCGCGCGGAGCCACCTCATCGCCCCCGACCACGCCGGCCAGCGCCGGCGCATCCCTCAGAACCGATCGACGAAAGGAACCCTGTGA
- a CDS encoding roadblock/LC7 domain-containing protein codes for MSVTTATPRNPQLSVVLDGLARQMPAVAHVVAVSGDGLLLASTAGLDRNRGDQLAAIVSGLVSLARGATDLLETGGVQFQMLTMNEGILVVQQVPDGTSLAALARTDCDPSQVAYELAALAARIGEQVKPGPRAAG; via the coding sequence ATGAGCGTCACCACTGCCACCCCCCGCAATCCCCAGCTGTCGGTCGTGCTGGACGGTCTGGCCAGGCAGATGCCGGCCGTGGCGCACGTCGTCGCGGTGTCCGGCGACGGGCTGCTGCTGGCCAGCACCGCCGGTCTGGACCGGAACCGGGGCGATCAGCTCGCCGCGATCGTGTCCGGTCTGGTCAGCCTGGCCCGCGGCGCCACCGACCTGCTGGAGACCGGCGGTGTGCAGTTCCAGATGCTCACCATGAACGAGGGGATCCTCGTCGTGCAGCAGGTGCCCGACGGAACCTCGCTGGCGGCCCTGGCCCGCACCGACTGTGACCCGTCCCAGGTCGCCTATGAGCTGGCGGCGCTCGCGGCGCGGATCGGTGAGCAGGTCAAGCCGGGACCGCGCGCAGCCGGCTGA
- a CDS encoding sensor histidine kinase, whose amino-acid sequence MESAARRGIAARTRPLADLPVRLKAALIVVPTVLAAVLSTGFGLWASVREAGAAQRAGDMFAASTAGAEVTQRLQAERNAAVGLLLPGSKVTPAAFERAVQDTDRAVSRFHEQRDRLDDVPESVRAVLVRADASLADVAAQRQRVRGDGLVSLSAVAFGYRIVIADLDSVLPAVAQSGVTPELADEIRASAALSRARESVGQQQVAVLQAVAARRLTPALHAEVVAARSSQDEALREFDGLARPSWRALLGRTLTGPDVLAGVRLDGAVSGTGVYEPVRLAGGAEQWSRVMTSRADLLAQVQAAVNDDIGNAADDLWMEQVRSAVLQAGVLTVMLVVAVFTALRVARSLVGQLSTLEQGARRVADVELPALVGRLRATSDPAEAQRLAEGAGGVAVPVVGRDEVGRVADAFNGVLRSAVDATVDQARGRALVSAMITSVGRRVQALTEQLLGSIDDLERDEEDPDRLARVFAADQQATRLRRYGANLLIVAGGGPGQTQRQPVELGDLINAALSETEGFARISLGRLVEVEIDARAVDAVKSILAELLDNATRFSADQVRVFAEWAGRDVQILVADAGLGLPSAQLERANALLASAEVDVAVTDQMGLVVISRLAAEFGVRVRLTPTRPTGITAEVTVPAEYVTRVHVREIVVPSQIQRRVQPAPGPPAGPAPTPAPPPSMPRTGTGWTGPTQPSPVVPSPPVDATMELPLVRRERRPLPLPAGSARPADTPMFREMAARSPWLWPQNDEGPGGFRTAADDGWQAAASTAEPATDGRTASGLPRRRPQAHVVPGGSPTQRTGSEPSAPIDPAAIRAQVAGTLRGLRAASVAPPISPLSTGER is encoded by the coding sequence TTGGAAAGCGCTGCGAGACGAGGCATCGCCGCGAGGACGCGTCCGTTGGCGGACCTTCCTGTTCGGCTCAAGGCGGCACTGATTGTCGTGCCGACCGTATTGGCCGCGGTGCTCTCGACAGGGTTCGGCCTCTGGGCTTCTGTCCGGGAGGCTGGAGCTGCGCAGCGCGCCGGTGACATGTTTGCCGCGAGTACGGCCGGCGCGGAGGTGACGCAGCGGCTTCAGGCCGAGCGGAACGCTGCGGTGGGTCTGCTGCTGCCCGGCTCGAAAGTCACTCCAGCTGCCTTCGAGCGTGCGGTTCAGGACACGGATCGCGCGGTATCGCGGTTCCACGAGCAGCGCGACCGGCTTGACGACGTCCCGGAGTCCGTGAGGGCGGTGCTAGTCAGAGCAGACGCCAGCTTGGCGGATGTGGCCGCTCAGCGGCAGCGGGTGCGCGGCGACGGGCTGGTATCGCTGTCGGCAGTCGCGTTCGGCTACCGGATCGTGATCGCGGACCTCGACAGCGTGCTTCCTGCGGTGGCGCAGAGCGGGGTGACACCTGAACTCGCGGATGAGATTCGGGCGTCGGCGGCGTTGTCGCGGGCCCGCGAGTCGGTGGGTCAGCAGCAGGTGGCGGTGTTGCAGGCGGTGGCGGCACGCCGGTTGACTCCGGCGCTGCATGCCGAAGTCGTTGCCGCGCGATCGAGCCAGGACGAGGCGCTACGCGAGTTTGATGGTCTCGCGCGGCCGTCGTGGCGGGCGCTGCTGGGCCGGACGTTGACCGGCCCGGACGTGCTGGCCGGCGTGCGGTTGGACGGAGCGGTGTCGGGCACGGGCGTGTACGAGCCAGTGCGGCTGGCGGGTGGCGCCGAGCAGTGGAGCCGGGTGATGACCAGCCGGGCGGACCTGCTGGCCCAGGTGCAGGCAGCCGTGAACGACGACATCGGGAATGCCGCCGATGACCTGTGGATGGAGCAGGTCCGCTCTGCCGTGCTCCAGGCCGGTGTACTGACGGTGATGCTCGTGGTTGCCGTGTTCACCGCGTTGCGGGTGGCGCGGTCGCTGGTCGGGCAGCTGTCAACGCTGGAGCAGGGCGCGCGGCGGGTCGCCGACGTCGAGCTGCCGGCGCTGGTCGGGCGGCTGCGGGCGACGTCGGATCCCGCGGAGGCGCAGCGGCTAGCCGAGGGTGCTGGCGGCGTGGCGGTGCCGGTGGTCGGCCGGGATGAGGTGGGCCGAGTCGCGGATGCCTTCAATGGGGTTCTGCGGTCGGCGGTGGACGCGACGGTGGATCAGGCGCGGGGCCGCGCCCTGGTGAGCGCGATGATCACGTCGGTCGGGCGGCGGGTACAGGCGCTGACGGAGCAACTGCTGGGCAGCATCGACGATCTTGAGCGCGACGAGGAAGACCCGGATCGGCTGGCGCGGGTGTTCGCCGCCGATCAGCAGGCGACCCGGCTGCGGCGGTACGGCGCGAACCTGCTGATCGTGGCTGGCGGCGGCCCGGGCCAGACGCAGCGGCAGCCGGTGGAGCTCGGCGACCTCATCAACGCGGCGTTGTCGGAGACCGAGGGCTTCGCCCGGATCAGTCTGGGGCGGCTGGTCGAGGTTGAGATCGACGCCCGCGCGGTCGACGCGGTCAAGTCGATCCTGGCGGAGTTGCTGGACAACGCGACCCGGTTCTCCGCCGACCAGGTGCGGGTGTTCGCCGAGTGGGCCGGGCGTGACGTGCAGATCCTCGTCGCGGACGCCGGCCTGGGGCTGCCCTCCGCGCAGTTGGAGCGCGCCAACGCGTTGCTGGCGAGCGCGGAGGTGGATGTCGCGGTCACCGACCAGATGGGCCTGGTCGTGATCTCCCGCCTCGCCGCGGAGTTCGGCGTGCGGGTGCGCCTGACCCCGACCCGGCCGACCGGCATCACAGCCGAGGTGACCGTGCCAGCGGAGTATGTGACCCGGGTGCACGTGCGCGAGATCGTCGTGCCCAGCCAGATCCAGCGACGCGTCCAGCCGGCCCCCGGGCCGCCGGCCGGCCCGGCTCCCACCCCGGCGCCGCCGCCGTCGATGCCCCGGACCGGCACCGGTTGGACCGGCCCGACCCAGCCGTCCCCGGTGGTGCCGTCACCGCCGGTGGACGCGACGATGGAGCTGCCGCTCGTGCGCCGCGAGCGACGGCCGCTCCCGTTGCCCGCGGGCAGCGCCCGGCCGGCGGACACACCGATGTTCCGGGAGATGGCGGCCCGGTCACCGTGGCTGTGGCCGCAGAACGACGAGGGCCCCGGCGGGTTCCGTACCGCGGCCGACGACGGATGGCAGGCCGCAGCGTCCACTGCCGAGCCGGCCACTGACGGGCGTACCGCGTCCGGGCTGCCACGACGTCGCCCGCAGGCGCACGTGGTGCCAGGCGGGTCGCCGACGCAGCGCACCGGCTCCGAGCCTTCCGCGCCGATCGATCCTGCGGCGATCCGGGCGCAGGTCGCCGGCACGTTACGCGGTCTGCGGGCTGCGTCTGTTGCCCCTCCTATATCCCCCCTTTCGACAGGAGAACGCTGA
- a CDS encoding helix-turn-helix domain-containing protein, protein MNRPSPYVRRQWLGREVRRLREEHDITSESIARALRFSRQQISALENGHLGPDIDLVSGICDYLAVGVNRRAAIMDAAADGWARGWWVADAQRMGSRQAVYADLESGTKTLTEYAISLIPGLLQTPAYAAARLRSEPARHGDGFDPATAVAARARRQSLVLAAGGPRYEAVIDESAIRRRAADPVVVAEQLRHVIAVCTNHPSVVVQVPPSDTSITGHSAPRSAYSLYRYRDPQGSQAVAVDTLTRDIIHTDPDELDPYVSLHSRLKAAALDPASSIRLLRAAAESLAPTEGASI, encoded by the coding sequence GTGAATCGCCCTAGTCCGTATGTCCGCCGACAATGGCTCGGACGTGAAGTCCGCCGACTGCGGGAGGAGCATGACATCACGAGCGAGTCGATCGCCCGTGCGCTGAGATTTTCGCGGCAGCAGATCAGCGCGCTGGAGAACGGGCATCTCGGCCCGGACATCGATCTTGTCAGCGGAATCTGTGACTACCTCGCGGTCGGTGTGAATCGGCGGGCCGCGATTATGGACGCCGCCGCCGATGGTTGGGCGCGTGGGTGGTGGGTGGCCGACGCACAACGGATGGGAAGCCGACAGGCCGTCTACGCGGATCTGGAAAGCGGCACCAAGACGCTAACCGAGTACGCCATTTCACTGATCCCCGGCCTACTTCAGACTCCCGCCTACGCCGCTGCGCGGCTTCGCAGCGAACCGGCCCGCCACGGCGACGGGTTCGATCCCGCTACCGCAGTCGCCGCCCGCGCTCGCCGTCAGAGCCTGGTGCTCGCTGCCGGCGGGCCGCGCTACGAAGCCGTCATCGACGAGAGCGCGATCCGGCGACGCGCCGCTGACCCCGTCGTCGTCGCGGAACAGCTTCGACACGTCATCGCCGTATGCACGAACCACCCATCCGTGGTCGTCCAGGTGCCGCCGTCCGACACGTCGATCACAGGTCACAGCGCGCCCCGGTCGGCGTACTCGCTCTACCGCTATCGCGATCCGCAGGGCTCACAGGCTGTCGCGGTCGACACCCTGACCCGCGACATCATTCACACCGATCCGGATGAACTGGACCCCTACGTGAGCCTGCACAGCCGACTCAAGGCCGCAGCGCTCGATCCCGCGTCAAGCATCCGTCTCCTCCGCGCCGCGGCAGAGAGTCTGGCACCCACCGAAGGAGCCTCGATATGA
- a CDS encoding DUF397 domain-containing protein — translation MTTRPSTQSSWRKSSHSDEGNCIEVADTHEPILVRDSKNSAGPVLRFAPEQWHTFTQAVRDHGFSTPTASKQ, via the coding sequence ATGACCACCCGGCCCAGCACCCAGTCCAGCTGGCGCAAGTCCAGTCACAGCGACGAGGGCAACTGCATCGAAGTCGCCGACACCCACGAACCGATCCTGGTACGCGACTCCAAGAACAGCGCCGGACCGGTACTGCGATTCGCCCCCGAGCAATGGCACACCTTCACACAGGCCGTACGTGATCACGGCTTCTCTACTCCGACGGCAAGCAAGCAGTAG
- a CDS encoding IS481 family transposase — protein MAHRNARLTIHGRRLLITRVVDQGRPVAHVVKELGCSRATGYKWLQRWRAEGDAGLRDRSSRAHHQPHKTPAQLEARVCQLRQERKLGARRLGPLLGMPASTVHAVLTRHGLHRLAWLDRPTGQLIRRYERDRPGELIHVDVKKLGRVRDGGGWRILGRDSLEHRRARTAGRVGFDYVHCAIDDHTRLAYAEIHPDEKTDTCAGFLRRAAEHFATHGITRVERVTTDNALTYRRGRAWHQTLTDLGATARFTRRYRPQTNGKAERFNRTLCDEWAYAQPFTNNQQRADALPAWLHTYNHHRNHTSLGGKPPISRVNNAAGHYS, from the coding sequence ATGGCCCACCGTAATGCCCGGCTGACCATCCACGGCCGGCGGCTGCTCATCACGCGTGTCGTTGACCAGGGTCGGCCGGTGGCCCACGTCGTGAAGGAACTGGGCTGTTCTCGGGCCACCGGCTACAAGTGGCTACAGCGGTGGCGGGCCGAGGGCGACGCTGGTCTGCGGGATCGATCCAGCCGGGCTCACCACCAGCCGCACAAGACGCCCGCCCAGTTGGAGGCGCGGGTCTGCCAACTGCGCCAGGAACGCAAACTCGGAGCTCGCCGGCTCGGACCGTTGCTCGGGATGCCGGCCTCGACGGTGCACGCCGTTCTGACGCGGCACGGTCTACACCGCCTGGCCTGGCTCGACCGGCCCACCGGTCAGCTCATCCGCCGCTACGAGCGCGACCGGCCCGGCGAGCTGATCCACGTCGACGTCAAGAAACTCGGCCGGGTTCGCGACGGCGGCGGCTGGCGCATCTTGGGCCGCGACAGCCTGGAACACCGCCGTGCCCGCACCGCCGGCCGTGTCGGCTTCGACTACGTGCACTGCGCCATCGACGACCACACCCGTCTCGCCTACGCCGAGATCCACCCCGACGAGAAGACCGACACCTGTGCCGGCTTCCTCCGCCGCGCCGCCGAGCACTTCGCCACCCACGGAATCACCCGCGTCGAACGCGTCACGACCGACAACGCATTGACCTACCGCCGCGGCCGAGCCTGGCACCAGACCCTGACCGACCTCGGTGCCACCGCCCGCTTCACCCGCCGCTACCGACCACAGACCAACGGCAAAGCCGAACGCTTCAACCGCACCCTGTGCGACGAATGGGCCTACGCCCAACCCTTCACCAACAACCAGCAACGCGCTGACGCTCTACCCGCCTGGCTGCACACCTACAACCACCACCGCAACCACACCTCGCTCGGCGGCAAACCACCCATCAGCCGCGTCAACAACGCTGCTGGGCATTACAGCTAG
- a CDS encoding GNAT family N-acetyltransferase, translating to MEIDEQIHTVRIRRLKQDSFHEYRDELIEVYEEVYAEQLDDPFFSPERYWSRLRAYAARDGFRAVVGEVDGTLIGYALGYRLPAETRWWQGLRSDVDVKALVETGTRTFALNEIMVRKRWRRRGIARQLHDSLIEEASEERATLLVLPDNVAAQAAYRSWGWQRIGELQPFDDAPVYDSMILDFTESRPAAD from the coding sequence ATGGAGATAGACGAGCAGATCCATACCGTGCGAATCCGAAGGCTGAAACAAGATTCCTTCCACGAATACCGGGATGAGCTGATCGAGGTTTATGAAGAGGTATACGCGGAACAGCTGGATGATCCGTTCTTCTCGCCAGAGAGGTACTGGAGCCGGCTCAGGGCCTACGCGGCAAGGGACGGGTTTCGGGCTGTTGTCGGCGAGGTCGACGGAACGCTGATCGGATATGCCCTGGGATACAGGTTGCCCGCGGAGACGCGGTGGTGGCAAGGGCTGCGATCCGACGTGGACGTCAAGGCACTCGTTGAAACCGGCACCAGGACGTTTGCCCTCAACGAAATCATGGTGCGTAAGAGATGGCGGCGTCGTGGGATCGCACGACAGCTGCATGATTCCCTCATTGAGGAGGCTAGCGAGGAGAGAGCAACGCTACTCGTACTGCCCGACAATGTTGCCGCCCAGGCGGCATACCGCAGTTGGGGGTGGCAAAGGATCGGCGAACTTCAGCCCTTCGACGACGCCCCCGTATACGATTCGATGATTCTCGACTTCACTGAGTCGCGACCTGCGGCGGACTGA
- a CDS encoding PPC domain-containing DNA-binding protein: MRSHNLTPGRMISVVFDHSDDFFTALAEACRAHDIKQGYIPMFIAGLSTAKIVGTCQRLDNPNAPVWTHVDLTNVEALGGGTIAWDDTNQKILPHIHITAGLKEYSATAHTSHLLDATVQFLTEMLIIEVVSPARRRLPNSTLYDVPQLHLD; the protein is encoded by the coding sequence ATGCGTAGCCACAATCTGACCCCAGGACGAATGATCAGTGTGGTTTTCGACCACAGTGACGACTTCTTCACCGCCCTCGCCGAAGCCTGCCGCGCCCACGACATCAAGCAGGGCTACATCCCGATGTTCATCGCCGGCTTGTCCACCGCCAAGATCGTCGGCACCTGTCAACGCCTCGACAATCCCAACGCCCCCGTCTGGACCCACGTCGACCTCACCAACGTCGAAGCACTCGGTGGCGGAACCATCGCCTGGGACGACACTAACCAGAAGATTCTCCCCCACATCCACATCACCGCCGGACTCAAGGAATACAGCGCTACCGCTCACACCAGCCATCTACTGGATGCCACCGTTCAATTCCTTACCGAAATGCTCATTATCGAGGTGGTCTCACCCGCCAGGCGTCGACTACCCAACAGCACCCTCTACGACGTGCCACAACTGCATCTCGACTAG